CAATGAAGCCAATAAAAAAGTACCTGGACTTCTTTCGTTGGATGATTTCAGACTCTTTAATGAGATATTCCAAACGGGTAATCATAATATCGCTAACAGATTTTCTCGGCGTCACAATGCAGGTGGCAGCATTAGGAGTTGTTCTTCAATATATACGCTCCCTGGAAAGCGGCAGACCGGTTAGCTTCTTCGGGTATAGCGTTATTGCGCAAGAATCTTTCGGTATTTTTCTTAGTTTTGCTTCTGTGTCTTTTTTCCTTTTGCTTATTTCTGCATGGATGATTTACTATTCGGATGTTCAGAAATTCAAGTTGAGAGTAAGTTTTGATGAGTATTGTTCGAAGAGGGCAATTTTGAAGTATTCAAATGACTGGCTTTTTTCGCCAGAGTTACTAAAAAAAGAAAGAGCAGGTCAAGATATTGACGTATCGAAAGTAGCTACAGGAGATGCCAGATTTTATAGTCGTGCCTTGTTTATGACGTTGAATCTGCTAAAGCCAGCTTACTACTTTTTAATTGCTGTTCCTGCGATGCTGTATATAAGTTTGGGATTAACACTTATATTAGGGTTAATAATAAGTGTATCTTTATTTTATCAATACAAAGTGAGTAAGAATGCAGCAAAACAATCAATGCTATTGGAAAAATACAACCAAGAGGCAGGAGTTGAAAGGAAAAAGCTATTATCCTTTATTGATTTGAATGTTTTGTCGAATACCACACATTATAGAAAAGAAATGGAAAATGCTGTTGAGCGAACTTTTCAATCAAAAGCCATAACCAGTAGATATAAAGCGCTGGAAGAAAGACTTAAAGGTGCGCCGCAAAGCACATTAGTGAGCAATATTTTGATGGCCGTTGGCATATTTGTTATTTTAATTATATTTATAGGCCAGTCATTATTATATGAACCGCAATGGGCAATTACAATTGCATATTTAGTAGCTATTAAAGTAGCTTTAAATCAGCTAAGTAGAGTTAATAGAATACTAACAGGAATCAACCGTTTTTATCCTCAAATATCCAGATACCGACGTTTTGTTTGTAACGATAGTTATTTGTCTTTCAACAACAAACTTACTCCAGAAGACAATCGAATTGATGAAACTGAGATCGAGAATACAAATAGTAGGGCAGATGATAAATTTCGAAAGGCTTTAATTATGCCTTCTTATCTTGAAGAAGGGACTGTAATAGGGGTTTATTATGGTGAAAAGCTGACTAAGAAAACAGCTAACAAAGTTATTAGTATGCTCACTGAGAACGCACTGCCAAAGTCTTCGGAAATGCTGAATGAATATAGAATTGTGAGTAGTCATTACCCGCTTATCGACAATAACCTTTTGAAAACTATAGGTATATGGAACGAACATAAAAATTGGGTAGAACATATTCAAGGAAGCATAAACTCTGTTGAGAGTATGCCGGAAGAAATTTATGGGTTATTTGAAGAAAAAATGAATGACCAGAAATGGAATAGCATACCACCTAAAATCAAGTTACTCGTAGCAATTGTTGGAGCAATAATATCAAATGAAAGAGTAGTAGTGATTAGTGAAAAGAGCATAAGCTTATTGACTGATGATACTTGGAATCAGGTGATTGAAGCTCTAAACGAAAAAAATGTCATATTATATTATGATAATCCGCAAAATATGATAAAAGGGTATCAAGAATCATATCAGGTGATTATTGGCGAATCTGAAATAGCTTCAATAATAGATCCGACAGATTCTGAAGAAAAAGAATATCTTCGTAAAGTTGTGCAGGATATGGTTAAGTCATCAAAAAGAGGATTAAACTGGGCCGAAGAAGATGAGGATGAAGATGATGCGGAGTAATGTTAAGAAGAAAGGCTGTGTGGATGGTGTTCAAGAAAAGAATAATTATTGGTGGACTTCCGAGATCAGGGTCTACACTGTTGAGATTTTTACTGGATAGCTCAAAAGATATTATTGCTGGACCAGAAACGAGATTTTTTTTGGAGCCACTTTATAGGCATCATTTACTAGAAGAAAAGAATAGTAGCACGAGCCAGACGCTACTTAATAAATTGGGAATAGATAAAGACAAAAGTATTGATATTATGCATGCGGCCAAACATTCGATTGGAGCCTTCGATGAAATTATGCGTGAATATGCAAAAGCTGCCAGGGTGACAAAGGCTGCATGGGCCGAAAAAACTCCTGCAAACTGTTTCCATTACCATCGTTTGGCAGCGGAAGATAATAATCTTTATTTTATTAGTACGGTTAGAAATGGATTAGATGTTATAACATCAAAGAGGGATGAAGAAAGCAAAGACTATTGGTGTTCTGTTCAAAGATATAACGATACAATGCGATCAATTTATTCTTGCACTCACAATAGGCACTTTATTTTAAGATATGAACAACTTGTTGAATTTCCAGAGGCGACTCTACGCAGCTTATTTGATTTTCTCGGGTTGTTTTTTGAGGATAAAATACTGGAAGAGTATAATAAAGAATCAATGACAAGAGATCTGACAAAAGTAAATCAGCCCAAATTGGTTAATCCCATCGAAAAAACATGGGTGAATAGATACAAGGATGAAAAGCACAAAGAACGTGTGGAGGAATTCCTTGATAACGAAGAAGCAGTGCATTGGCATACTTACTCAGGGTATACACTGCCAGAATGAGATGATTTCATAAGGAGGACAAAGGACAAAAAAATGACGAACACAAATGAACTGCGCAAAATAAAAGAACTAGCTTGCAAAGCTGGCAACTCCATTATGAATATCTACCATACCAACTTCACTGTTGAACATAAAGCAGATCAGTCTCCTTTAACCATGGCAGATCAGCAAGCAAACGAGATCATTGTTGAAGGGCTGAAAAAAGAATTTTCGGAAGTAGCTATTTTATCGGAAGAGTCTCGGGATGATAGGAGCCGGCTGGAAGAGGAATACTGCTTTATTGTGGATCCGCTGGATGGAACGAAGGAGTTTATTAACCGTAACGGACAGTTTACGGTTAATATTGGGCTGGTGAAACATCAACGGGTAGTGATGGGAGTGGTATATGTACCGGTTACTCAGACGTTGTACTATGCGGCTAAGGGTGAAGGTGCTTTTAAGGAAAATCTTCAGACTGGGGAGAAAACCCGACTTATGGTGAGCGATAGGTTGGAGGAATTGGTATGGGTTGGGAGTCGATCTCATTCGTCAGAAAGAGAAGCGGCTCTAATAGAAGAGAAGCAGCATCTGATAACTGAAACAATGAGTGCTGGCAGCTCGTTAAAGGGCTGCATGGTGGCGGAAGGTAAAGCGGATGTGTATTATCGTTTTGGCTTAACCTCGGAATGGGATACGGCAGCCATGCAATGTGTGGTGGAAGAGGCCGGGGGAATCTTCCGGCAGATGGATGGTTCTGAAATGCTTTATAACCGGGAGAACTCTCTAAACGAAAAAGGGTTTTTTGTGGTAAACCGAAAAGAAAATATATGGGTGTAGGAGGGCTATTGGTGAAAGAATTGACGCATTTGGATCAGTTGGAAGCAGAAGCAATTTATATTATCCGGGAAGTGGCGGCGGAGTGTGAAAAACCGGTAATGCTGTATTCGATCGGAAAAGACAGTTCGGTGATGCTGCATTTAGCGATGAAGGCTTTTTATCCGCAGAAACCACCTTTCCCATTAATGCATATTGATACTACCTGGAAATTTAAAGAAATGACAGAATTTAGAGATCGAAAGGCAAAAGAACTGGGCATTGACCTGATTGTACATACCAATCAGGAAGGTGTGAAGCAGGGCATCAATCCTTTTGATCATGGGGCGGCCTATACAGATATTATGAAAACCCAGGCTCTAAAAGATGGATTGGATCAATATCAATTTACCGCTATTTTTGGTGGCGCTCGTAGGGATGAAGAAAAATCTCGGGCGAAGGAACGGATTTTTTCCTTTCGTAATGCGGCTCATGCCTGGGATCCTAAAAACCAGCGGCCGGAAATGTGGAAACTGTACAATACTCGCATGAACAAAGGGGAAAGCATCAGGGTATTTCCTTTGTCCAACTGGACAGAAAAAGACATTTGGCAATATATTAAGAGGGAAGACATTGATATTGTACCCCTTTACTATGCGAAGGAGAGGCCAGTGGTTATCAGGGATGGCAATATCATCCTGGTAGATGATGAACGGATGCGGCTTTTACCGGGGGAAGAACCGGAAATGAAAAAAGTGCGTTTTCGAACGTTGGGTTGTTATCCGCTTACCGGAGGGCATGAATCCGATGCGGATACGCTGGATGCTATTATTGAAGAGACGCTGGGGGCCATTTCTTCCGAGAGAACCAGCCGGGTCATCGATCATGAAGCGGCTGGCAGTATGGAACGTCGAAAACGGGAGGGGTACTTCTAATGAAAAGTTTATTGAAATTTATTACGTGTGGTTCCGTGGATGATGGAAAATCCACTTTAATAGGTCATATGCTGTATGATGCAAAACTGTTGTTTACAGATCAGGAAAAAGCGCTGGAAATGGACAGCCGAGTGGGAAGTCGGGAAGGAAAAATCGATTATTCTTTGTTATTGGATGGCTTGATGGCTGAACGGGAACAAGGGATTACCATTGATGTGGCGTATCGATACTTTACCACGGAGAACAGGTCCTTTATTGTGGCGGATACCCCGGGTCATGAGCAATATACCCGAAACATGGCTGTAGGGGCTTCTTTCGCTGATCTGGCTGTCATTTTAGTGGATGCCAGACAGGGTGTGTTGTCTCAGACAAAACGCCATGCCAGAATTTGTTCTTTAATGGGGATCAGGCATTTTGTGTTGGCGGTTAACAAGATGGATTTAATCAGCTATAATATGCATCGTTTTCAGGAAATTAAGGACAGTTTTTTACAGTTTACGGCAAATATGAATCTGGAGTCGGTGCAGGTTATTCCGGTGTCTGCTTCGGAAGGAGATAATATTACAAAACCTTCTCCCAATACGCCTTGGTATAAAGAATTGCCTTTACTGCCCTACCTGGAAGAAAAAGATGTGACGACTCAGGCAGAAATGAAAGGGTTTGTCATGCCGGTACAGCGAGTGGCAAGGCCTAACCATGAGTTTAGAGGATTTCAGGGGCAGGTGGAATCAGGCAGTCTTAAAATAGGGGATGAAATCGTGACGCTCCCCAGCAATGAAACGGCAAAGGTGAAGGGCTTACTGGTAACCGACCGGGAAGTGGAAGAAGTCGTGGTGGGACAGCCGATTACTGTACAGTTGGATCGGGAAGTAGATGTTTCCAGGGGGTGTGTGCTGGTAAAAGAAGCCCAACCGGAAATGGCAGACATGTTTACAGCTACTATTTTATGGATGGATGATATGGAGCTGGTGGCAGGTCGTAACTACCTGATTAAGGTGGGCACCAAGGTGTTGCCGGCAATGGTAATGGATATAAAAAGTAAAATTGATATTAATACGGGAGAACATGTACCGGCAGATCATTTATTTAAAAATGAAATGGCTCGTTGCGATATTGCTTTGTCGGAAAAAATGGTGTTTGATGAATTTGAGAATAATAAAGGGTTGGGAAGCCTGATTTTAATGGATCGGGTATCCAACATGACCTCGGCTTGCGGGGTTATTGAACATTCGCTTAGAAGATCCACCAATGTGGTGTGGCAAGATACGGATATCACCAGAGAAATTCGGTCAAAGCAGAAGAATCAGAAACCACTGACGCTTTGGTTCACCGGACTGTCTGGTTCTGGAAAGTCTACATTGGCAAATGAAGTGGAAAAACGTTTGGTAGCCATGGGGAAACACACCATGCTGTTGGATGGGGACAATGTGCGCCATGGGTTGAACAAAAACCTTGGATTCAAGGAAGTGGATAGGGTTGAA
This region of Tindallia magadiensis genomic DNA includes:
- a CDS encoding sulfotransferase family protein, whose translation is MLRRKAVWMVFKKRIIIGGLPRSGSTLLRFLLDSSKDIIAGPETRFFLEPLYRHHLLEEKNSSTSQTLLNKLGIDKDKSIDIMHAAKHSIGAFDEIMREYAKAARVTKAAWAEKTPANCFHYHRLAAEDNNLYFISTVRNGLDVITSKRDEESKDYWCSVQRYNDTMRSIYSCTHNRHFILRYEQLVEFPEATLRSLFDFLGLFFEDKILEEYNKESMTRDLTKVNQPKLVNPIEKTWVNRYKDEKHKERVEEFLDNEEAVHWHTYSGYTLPE
- the cysQ gene encoding 3'(2'),5'-bisphosphate nucleotidase CysQ codes for the protein MTNTNELRKIKELACKAGNSIMNIYHTNFTVEHKADQSPLTMADQQANEIIVEGLKKEFSEVAILSEESRDDRSRLEEEYCFIVDPLDGTKEFINRNGQFTVNIGLVKHQRVVMGVVYVPVTQTLYYAAKGEGAFKENLQTGEKTRLMVSDRLEELVWVGSRSHSSEREAALIEEKQHLITETMSAGSSLKGCMVAEGKADVYYRFGLTSEWDTAAMQCVVEEAGGIFRQMDGSEMLYNRENSLNEKGFFVVNRKENIWV
- the cysD gene encoding sulfate adenylyltransferase subunit CysD — protein: MKELTHLDQLEAEAIYIIREVAAECEKPVMLYSIGKDSSVMLHLAMKAFYPQKPPFPLMHIDTTWKFKEMTEFRDRKAKELGIDLIVHTNQEGVKQGINPFDHGAAYTDIMKTQALKDGLDQYQFTAIFGGARRDEEKSRAKERIFSFRNAAHAWDPKNQRPEMWKLYNTRMNKGESIRVFPLSNWTEKDIWQYIKREDIDIVPLYYAKERPVVIRDGNIILVDDERMRLLPGEEPEMKKVRFRTLGCYPLTGGHESDADTLDAIIEETLGAISSERTSRVIDHEAAGSMERRKREGYF
- the cysC gene encoding adenylyl-sulfate kinase; the encoded protein is MKSLLKFITCGSVDDGKSTLIGHMLYDAKLLFTDQEKALEMDSRVGSREGKIDYSLLLDGLMAEREQGITIDVAYRYFTTENRSFIVADTPGHEQYTRNMAVGASFADLAVILVDARQGVLSQTKRHARICSLMGIRHFVLAVNKMDLISYNMHRFQEIKDSFLQFTANMNLESVQVIPVSASEGDNITKPSPNTPWYKELPLLPYLEEKDVTTQAEMKGFVMPVQRVARPNHEFRGFQGQVESGSLKIGDEIVTLPSNETAKVKGLLVTDREVEEVVVGQPITVQLDREVDVSRGCVLVKEAQPEMADMFTATILWMDDMELVAGRNYLIKVGTKVLPAMVMDIKSKIDINTGEHVPADHLFKNEMARCDIALSEKMVFDEFENNKGLGSLILMDRVSNMTSACGVIEHSLRRSTNVVWQDTDITREIRSKQKNQKPLTLWFTGLSGSGKSTLANEVEKRLVAMGKHTMLLDGDNVRHGLNKNLGFKEVDRVENIRRVSEVAKLMNDAGIIAITSFISPYASDRENAREIIGKEYIEIYVSTPLEECEKRDVKGLYKKARSGEIPEFTGVSSPYEAPANPEIEIDTSKHSIDAAADYIMDQLVTYLE